In a genomic window of Bacteroidota bacterium:
- a CDS encoding RNA polymerase sigma factor, with protein sequence MLFTFQNDEKRLLKGLMAGKPEAQQQLFDLYSGKMMAVCYRYAKNREEAEDILQEGFLRVFRKIETYQGTGSFEGWIRKVFTNVAIRQYQKNSRLHIVSGIDDLEEEPSDDLLDHYFEAEDLMKMVQSLPDGYRMVFNLYAIEGYSHEEIAEQLGISIGTSKSQLARARKSLQRMLEPEQIFIRREIGHA encoded by the coding sequence ATGCTGTTTACATTTCAAAACGACGAGAAGCGATTGCTCAAAGGACTCATGGCTGGAAAGCCGGAGGCCCAGCAACAGCTATTTGATCTGTATTCAGGCAAAATGATGGCTGTTTGCTACCGATACGCCAAAAACCGCGAAGAAGCGGAGGACATTCTCCAAGAAGGTTTTCTGCGCGTTTTCAGGAAAATCGAGACGTATCAAGGTACAGGATCATTTGAAGGCTGGATTCGCAAGGTGTTTACCAACGTTGCGATTCGCCAATACCAGAAAAATTCGCGGCTCCATATCGTTTCAGGAATTGATGACCTCGAGGAAGAACCCAGCGATGATTTGTTGGACCACTACTTCGAAGCCGAAGACCTGATGAAAATGGTTCAGTCGCTTCCTGATGGCTACAGGATGGTTTTCAACCTGTATGCGATCGAAGGTTACAGTCATGAAGAAATCGCCGAACAACTCGGCATTTCCATCGGAACATCAAAATCACAGCTTGCAAGGGCCCGCAAATCGCTTCAGCGCATGCTGGAACCCGAGCAAATATTCATCAGAAGGGAGATTGGCCATGCGTAA
- a CDS encoding PorT family protein: MRKLGQHIVDRAFEEGLQGAEMPVSAKVWAGINSELEKDQLRRKVFFYRSIAAASILLLFGLSTWMFVFQGTQDRVWMSARKLKSQVQMPTFAELECIESNSPVLMTDGLTKPTRVRSKLNSNLNFAASSNEKVTTTDGNTIAIPDLKKVLEQIPKNTDMIRFAIMSRKPALSDPLSLRDHRSVQDVSAGAFSESNGGLSNLLSDKKKDKEYSFTAFESEDDEKPVGRWEVGAGFAPDMAFASTTPLGQGSRSTRGLADDPAQAQTNRLSPVVAYAGVLRASYEFDERFSLRAGLSCINRQSTTFASVNTFGKDATAYQSNLDLYSLEVPVSLKYNVIHAKNYDYYVTTGVSGSFFLHYDNYLQTADGSIAGRRSSGTDDILKPSQASLLLSTGLRYRLHDRLSMQLEPGLRYGVMRNEYAFSQRRPVSTSLLSGLSYHF; encoded by the coding sequence ATGCGTAAATTAGGCCAACATATCGTAGATCGTGCGTTTGAAGAAGGGCTTCAAGGCGCGGAAATGCCAGTCTCGGCAAAAGTCTGGGCAGGTATCAATTCGGAGTTGGAAAAGGATCAGCTCCGTCGCAAGGTCTTCTTTTACAGAAGTATCGCTGCGGCCTCCATCTTGCTCCTCTTTGGTTTGAGCACGTGGATGTTTGTTTTCCAAGGAACACAAGATCGCGTTTGGATGTCTGCACGCAAATTGAAGTCGCAAGTTCAAATGCCGACTTTTGCAGAACTCGAATGCATCGAATCCAATTCACCCGTTTTGATGACGGATGGTTTGACCAAGCCGACCCGCGTGCGGTCAAAGCTGAATTCGAACTTGAATTTTGCCGCCTCCTCCAACGAAAAGGTGACCACCACTGACGGTAATACGATTGCTATTCCTGACTTGAAGAAAGTGCTGGAGCAAATTCCCAAAAACACGGACATGATCCGGTTTGCGATCATGTCCCGGAAGCCTGCATTGTCCGATCCATTGTCTTTGCGTGATCATCGCAGCGTTCAAGATGTTTCTGCTGGTGCTTTTTCGGAATCAAACGGTGGTCTGAGCAACCTTCTTTCCGATAAAAAGAAGGACAAGGAATACAGTTTCACAGCTTTCGAGTCCGAGGATGATGAAAAGCCTGTGGGACGCTGGGAAGTTGGTGCAGGTTTTGCCCCCGACATGGCATTTGCCAGCACAACGCCACTCGGTCAGGGCTCGAGAAGCACACGCGGTTTGGCCGATGATCCTGCCCAAGCCCAAACCAATCGCCTTTCGCCGGTCGTGGCCTACGCTGGAGTTTTGCGTGCCTCCTACGAATTTGACGAACGTTTTTCGTTGCGTGCCGGACTTTCTTGCATCAACCGTCAAAGCACCACCTTTGCTTCGGTGAACACCTTTGGAAAGGATGCGACTGCTTATCAGAGTAATCTCGACCTTTATTCGCTGGAGGTTCCGGTTTCGCTGAAGTACAACGTGATCCATGCCAAAAACTATGACTATTACGTCACAACTGGCGTTTCGGGAAGCTTTTTCCTGCACTACGACAATTATTTGCAGACAGCAGACGGTAGCATCGCCGGTCGCCGCAGTTCCGGCACAGATGATATTCTGAAGCCTTCGCAGGCAAGCCTGCTGCTGAGCACGGGGTTGCGCTATCGCCTGCATGACCGCCTCAGCATGCAGCTTGAGCCAGGTCTGCGCTATGGCGTGATGCGCAACGAATATGCATTTTCGCAGCGTCGACCAGTTTCGACGAGCCTGCTCAGCGGTCTGAGCTACCATTTCTGA
- a CDS encoding OmpA family protein, whose protein sequence is MIRIGLFLAFCLPILGMAQGTFKGTALPASVNSAYDELVPRLSPDDQTLYFVRHQHPGNQGGRGGGQDIWYTRRDANGTWEPAQNAGALLNNVHHNFVGGVANEGKTLVLGNTYGTTPQEISPGFAFSKFVGGSWSKPLTIESTTNDPIGGRYLDFYCTMDMQWMIVSKLADDGLHEDLYVCHLIKNSVWSEPKSLGSIINTKGFETGPFLSADTKRLFFTSNGHGGQGDADIFMSERLDDSWTNWTDPVNLGTELNTAGFDGHLILDSKEDKAYFVSGPSPTALGDIYEIPVAEIPALRKPAPDTLRIFALAGVPVNLQLDPYGVNTENATFVSTKPIDGPGIVTKENGKPQFVYQPDVNFQGVEHHQFTLCDPPQSDNCRKVILEATVTAPNKPVVQRFELRTPKNKPVDFNYMVDGLSLPETKRNYRLQPGPKGEVVVPEGSNAVFVYRPAKDFVGTDSIPVYGVCPNGETSNCLRAVVKVIVYDEQPVVVAVDTPKVVVVVDTPKVVVVDIPKVVVADTPKVKDVVVSGIVTDEKTGNPLGAELTFFVKGKEVKKVESDPKTGAYSVTLPAGVEYSFEGKQPYYFPVSDLVSTAGKPTITGQLTKNVAMSPIPMEAGQTFVLKNIYFDLDKSILKPESKEELTRLYDLLKNYPTMEIEVRGHTDSQASDDYNQKLSESRAFAVVNYLKYKGVMGYRLGSKGFGEKVPVATNETEEGRALNRRVEFTILKM, encoded by the coding sequence ATGATCAGAATAGGCCTCTTCCTTGCCTTCTGTTTGCCGATCCTTGGAATGGCGCAAGGCACGTTCAAGGGCACTGCCCTGCCGGCATCGGTCAATTCGGCCTACGATGAACTCGTTCCAAGGCTTTCTCCGGATGATCAGACGCTCTATTTTGTGCGCCATCAGCACCCCGGCAACCAAGGCGGCCGCGGGGGAGGACAAGATATTTGGTACACCCGACGCGACGCCAACGGGACTTGGGAACCCGCTCAAAATGCCGGCGCCCTCCTCAACAATGTACACCACAATTTTGTGGGTGGTGTTGCAAACGAAGGCAAAACGCTGGTTTTGGGGAACACTTATGGCACCACGCCACAAGAAATCAGTCCAGGATTTGCATTTAGCAAGTTTGTCGGTGGCAGTTGGAGTAAGCCGCTCACCATTGAATCCACGACCAATGACCCGATCGGAGGTCGCTATTTGGATTTTTACTGCACCATGGATATGCAATGGATGATCGTCTCCAAATTGGCAGACGATGGGCTACATGAAGACCTTTACGTTTGCCATCTTATCAAGAATTCAGTCTGGTCGGAGCCCAAATCCCTAGGCAGCATCATCAATACCAAGGGATTCGAAACCGGTCCGTTTCTTTCTGCGGATACGAAACGCTTGTTTTTTACCAGCAATGGCCATGGCGGACAAGGAGATGCGGATATTTTTATGTCCGAACGACTCGACGATTCCTGGACCAATTGGACCGATCCCGTCAATTTGGGAACCGAATTGAACACAGCAGGTTTTGACGGGCACCTGATCCTGGACAGCAAGGAAGATAAGGCCTATTTCGTCTCCGGACCGAGTCCGACGGCGCTCGGCGACATTTATGAGATTCCGGTTGCAGAGATTCCTGCCTTGCGGAAGCCCGCGCCTGACACGCTGCGCATCTTTGCACTCGCAGGCGTGCCTGTGAATTTGCAGCTTGATCCTTATGGCGTCAACACGGAGAATGCCACGTTTGTCTCCACCAAACCAATTGACGGGCCGGGAATCGTCACCAAAGAAAATGGCAAGCCCCAATTTGTCTATCAGCCGGATGTGAATTTCCAAGGCGTCGAACACCATCAATTTACCCTCTGCGATCCGCCGCAAAGCGACAATTGCCGCAAGGTGATTCTCGAGGCAACCGTCACGGCGCCCAACAAGCCGGTGGTGCAGCGATTCGAATTGCGCACGCCCAAAAACAAGCCGGTGGACTTCAACTACATGGTCGATGGCTTGTCGTTGCCGGAGACCAAGCGGAATTACAGGCTGCAACCCGGACCTAAAGGCGAAGTTGTCGTTCCAGAAGGAAGCAATGCCGTGTTCGTTTACCGCCCCGCAAAGGACTTCGTGGGCACTGATTCCATTCCGGTTTACGGCGTATGCCCCAATGGCGAGACCTCCAATTGCCTCAGGGCGGTGGTAAAAGTCATCGTTTATGACGAGCAGCCGGTGGTGGTGGCCGTTGACACCCCAAAAGTTGTGGTGGTTGTCGATACGCCCAAGGTCGTGGTCGTAGACATTCCGAAAGTCGTGGTCGCCGATACACCTAAAGTCAAGGACGTCGTCGTCTCCGGCATTGTCACGGACGAAAAGACCGGCAACCCGCTTGGAGCTGAGTTGACATTTTTCGTCAAAGGAAAAGAAGTCAAGAAGGTGGAAAGCGATCCCAAAACCGGAGCCTATTCCGTGACGCTCCCTGCCGGTGTTGAATATTCCTTCGAAGGGAAACAGCCTTATTACTTCCCGGTCAGCGATTTGGTCTCTACTGCTGGAAAGCCGACGATCACTGGCCAATTGACCAAAAACGTTGCCATGAGTCCGATTCCGATGGAAGCCGGACAGACATTCGTCTTGAAAAACATCTATTTTGACCTCGACAAGTCGATCTTGAAGCCTGAGAGCAAGGAAGAACTCACGCGATTGTATGACCTGCTCAAAAATTATCCGACGATGGAAATTGAGGTTCGTGGGCATACCGACAGTCAGGCGAGCGACGATTACAACCAAAAATTGTCGGAATCGCGGGCATTTGCCGTGGTCAATTATCTGAAATACAAAGGTGTGATGGGCTACAGGCTGGGTAGCAAAGGCTTCGGCGAAAAGGTCCCGGTTGCCACCAACGAAACAGAAGAAGGCCGCGCCCTCAACCGCCGCGTCGAATTTACCATCCTGAAAATGTAA
- a CDS encoding type IX secretion system membrane protein PorP/SprF, whose protein sequence is MQQHRHKVLLRFAHLLFWAVFLYGSAHAQQRMRYTQYLLNTFLTNPAVTGVEPYADVRAGFAQQWVGFKGAPRSVYLTANKGLYTRNIQGEDIILNSLPAHGRGKVGPTSTILPGETKIGAGEGPNFHMGVGLQLFSESTGPIAYNGLTGSFAAHLKLVGKLRMGLGASMEMLNYRLNPATIEMLNDNDIALATNRVSLLLPSLNAGVVFYTPRFFLAAASRQVLQNRIEINPANPVISGLEIHYFAQAGMRVKLAENILLTPSLAVRTVSAAPPSIDLSLQGAYKDLLFLGMTYRHQDALAWMAGFRFNQNFRLDYAYDYTTTSLGKFNSGSHSIVLSVCPGYGKTGGRRYFW, encoded by the coding sequence ATGCAACAACATCGACACAAAGTCCTGCTGAGGTTTGCGCACTTGCTCTTTTGGGCAGTGTTCCTCTACGGATCGGCCCATGCGCAACAGCGGATGCGCTATACGCAATACCTCCTCAACACCTTCCTTACCAATCCTGCGGTCACGGGCGTCGAACCTTATGCAGACGTTCGGGCGGGATTTGCACAGCAATGGGTTGGATTCAAGGGCGCGCCAAGAAGCGTTTACTTGACCGCAAACAAAGGTTTGTACACCCGCAACATTCAGGGGGAGGACATCATCCTCAATTCGCTCCCCGCCCACGGTCGTGGCAAGGTCGGACCCACAAGCACGATTTTGCCGGGCGAAACCAAAATTGGCGCAGGCGAAGGTCCCAATTTCCACATGGGCGTCGGGCTGCAATTGTTCTCCGAATCCACCGGCCCCATCGCTTACAACGGTCTGACCGGTTCCTTTGCTGCACACCTGAAATTGGTCGGCAAGCTGCGAATGGGCCTTGGCGCTAGCATGGAAATGCTCAACTACCGACTGAATCCCGCCACGATCGAGATGCTCAATGACAATGACATCGCCTTGGCCACCAACCGAGTGAGTTTGTTGCTGCCAAGCTTGAATGCAGGCGTTGTGTTTTACACGCCGCGTTTCTTTCTCGCAGCTGCTTCGCGGCAGGTGCTGCAAAACCGTATCGAAATCAATCCGGCGAATCCCGTGATTTCCGGCTTGGAAATCCACTACTTTGCCCAAGCGGGCATGCGCGTCAAACTTGCGGAAAACATCCTGCTCACGCCGTCATTGGCAGTGCGCACCGTGAGTGCTGCACCGCCGTCCATCGATCTCAGCCTGCAAGGCGCCTACAAGGACCTGCTCTTTTTGGGCATGACCTACCGCCACCAAGATGCCTTGGCTTGGATGGCAGGCTTTAGGTTCAATCAAAATTTCCGGTTGGACTATGCTTATGATTACACGACCACGAGCCTTGGCAAATTCAATTCAGGTAGCCACAGCATCGTCTTGTCAGTTTGCCCGGGCTATGGGAAAACAGGTGGAAGGAGGTATTTCTGGTGA
- a CDS encoding gliding motility-associated C-terminal domain-containing protein, which produces MSQPLGSPPVTFTDPNNPNAFVQNLQGFGPYVFVWDINYGGCPSLPDTVVITRVPNSSTANTMADTTLTCNGDTLTLRGNDPGNGWSIWTTSDPGITLLNPSDSITQAFGLAPGLNVFTYAITNGVCPVTTAQVNVYVPINVTANAGPDQQLCLASSATLAGNDPDSIQTSANGFWSQVSGPNNGIFTNLSQNSSNFSALIPGQYTLVWSVTNFDCPMATDTMVITNYQSVIADAGGDQVYCFPSDGELLGNNIYSLSSTAVGLWTQLSGPTQAGIQNPDTFFSFVNNLVAGSYAFSWLVSNGVCPPDSDVVRFDVYDIQPNGVIDSLRPDSGQSNGNIIVALPSGGISPYTYSIDGLNFQSNSTFDSLGAGIYEIIVMDNNGCVDSFLIELDSILPTIPPPPRDTLKVPTGFSPNGDGTNDTWEIPGIEAFPNARIDVYNIWGGLVYSSAGVYIPWNGQRGGQDLPAANYYFILDLKAEGQPVLKGSITILR; this is translated from the coding sequence GTGAGTCAGCCGCTTGGTTCGCCGCCGGTCACATTCACCGACCCCAACAACCCCAATGCCTTTGTGCAGAATTTGCAGGGATTCGGCCCTTACGTTTTTGTTTGGGACATCAACTATGGCGGCTGTCCCTCCTTGCCCGACACGGTCGTGATCACCCGCGTGCCCAATTCCTCCACCGCCAACACGATGGCAGATACCACGCTCACCTGCAACGGCGACACCCTCACGCTGCGCGGCAACGATCCGGGCAATGGCTGGAGCATCTGGACGACAAGCGATCCAGGCATCACTTTGCTGAATCCTTCCGATTCGATCACACAAGCCTTTGGCCTCGCGCCGGGCCTCAATGTATTCACCTACGCGATCACGAACGGCGTTTGCCCCGTCACGACGGCGCAAGTCAATGTCTATGTCCCCATCAATGTCACGGCCAATGCCGGACCCGATCAGCAACTTTGTTTGGCCAGTAGCGCCACTCTCGCCGGCAATGATCCCGATTCGATCCAAACGAGCGCCAACGGATTCTGGTCACAGGTCTCAGGCCCCAACAATGGAATTTTTACCAATTTGAGCCAGAACAGCAGCAATTTTTCGGCATTGATCCCCGGTCAATATACCTTGGTTTGGTCTGTCACCAACTTTGACTGCCCGATGGCAACCGATACCATGGTCATCACCAACTACCAAAGCGTGATCGCAGATGCCGGTGGAGACCAAGTGTACTGCTTCCCCTCCGATGGCGAATTGCTGGGCAATAACATTTATAGCTTGAGTTCGACAGCGGTAGGTCTTTGGACGCAGCTTTCCGGTCCGACGCAGGCGGGAATTCAGAATCCTGACACTTTCTTCTCCTTTGTCAACAACCTCGTCGCCGGCAGTTATGCCTTTTCGTGGTTGGTTTCCAACGGCGTTTGTCCGCCGGACTCTGACGTGGTGCGCTTTGACGTCTATGACATTCAGCCGAATGGGGTCATCGACAGCCTGCGTCCCGACAGCGGCCAATCCAATGGCAATATCATCGTTGCGCTGCCGAGCGGGGGCATTTCGCCGTACACCTACAGCATCGATGGCCTCAATTTCCAATCGAATTCGACCTTTGACAGCCTTGGAGCGGGAATCTATGAGATCATCGTGATGGACAACAACGGTTGTGTAGATAGTTTTCTGATTGAACTGGATTCGATTCTACCGACTATTCCGCCACCTCCCAGAGACACCCTAAAAGTACCGACAGGATTTTCGCCGAATGGCGACGGGACCAACGATACGTGGGAAATTCCCGGCATCGAGGCCTTCCCCAATGCGCGCATCGATGTCTACAACATCTGGGGCGGCTTGGTCTACAGTTCGGCCGGCGTGTACATTCCTTGGAATGGGCAACGTGGAGGTCAGGATCTGCCTGCTGCCAATTATTACTTCATTCTCGACCTCAAAGCCGAAGGTCAACCCGTGCTCAAAGGCTCCATCACCATCCTCAGATAA